The following coding sequences lie in one Candidatus Nitrospira allomarina genomic window:
- a CDS encoding DUF481 domain-containing protein: MKLKLFFVLLSMTLICGSGPLYAAVTGQISLKDGTILKGKIFGMTNGVLRVRALASMHNPIPLRWKEVTGLTTEEPVTVVLDNGDIYEGRIQLVESGTIQVLKDQDSAPPIINLNSVKAIKSSKENTLAGEESEELDEITLKNDMHLIGTIVSMEEKTLTIETTYAGNISVQWDEVDQLQSRTPLSIQVFEEEKDSDGDDFLKTSRTTVTALGGSEGISPARVKTINIPELRYKGNFDLGGNRTKGNTDTTAVNASTDNTIWTERHRGLLNGKYAFASADGENTAKNARGTLGYDYFFNKRLFANSYEFLEYDKFQGLDLRSTTSLGLGYQFFDTPSHSLSGSIGPAFVYEKFQETGTTKTVTAAWGVDWEYDLISDRIRVYHRQKGFRDLGVGGSTALRWTSEQGARIKVYGKLYLKVAFEYRYNSDPEPGKKKSDETFIWALGYEFSS, encoded by the coding sequence TTGAAATTGAAGCTCTTCTTCGTCCTTCTTAGTATGACCCTGATTTGTGGGAGCGGTCCTCTTTATGCCGCCGTCACAGGTCAGATTTCTCTCAAAGATGGCACCATCCTCAAAGGCAAGATATTTGGCATGACGAATGGTGTCCTTCGGGTGAGGGCGTTGGCGAGTATGCACAATCCAATTCCTCTTCGTTGGAAAGAGGTGACGGGATTGACAACTGAAGAGCCGGTCACGGTGGTTCTGGATAACGGCGATATCTATGAAGGCCGAATCCAATTGGTTGAGTCCGGGACAATTCAGGTGTTGAAAGACCAGGACTCGGCTCCCCCGATTATCAACCTCAATTCCGTAAAGGCTATCAAAAGCTCAAAAGAGAATACCTTGGCGGGTGAAGAGAGTGAAGAGTTAGATGAAATCACTCTCAAGAATGATATGCATCTGATCGGAACCATCGTCTCGATGGAAGAAAAAACCCTTACTATCGAAACTACATATGCGGGAAATATATCGGTTCAGTGGGATGAGGTGGATCAACTCCAGTCCCGAACACCGCTTTCCATTCAGGTCTTTGAGGAAGAAAAAGATTCCGATGGAGATGATTTTCTAAAAACCTCCCGTACGACTGTGACCGCCTTAGGCGGAAGTGAAGGCATATCGCCGGCGCGTGTGAAAACCATCAATATTCCAGAACTTCGCTATAAAGGAAATTTCGACCTGGGAGGTAACCGCACGAAGGGAAATACGGACACTACGGCTGTGAACGCCTCAACGGACAATACCATTTGGACCGAGCGACACCGGGGCCTCTTGAATGGTAAGTACGCCTTTGCCTCGGCCGATGGAGAGAACACAGCCAAAAATGCCAGAGGCACATTAGGCTATGATTATTTTTTCAACAAAAGGTTGTTCGCCAACAGTTACGAATTCCTCGAATATGATAAGTTTCAAGGATTGGATCTTCGGAGTACGACCAGCCTGGGACTCGGGTATCAATTTTTTGATACCCCAAGCCATAGTTTAAGTGGGTCCATCGGTCCGGCGTTTGTTTACGAAAAATTTCAAGAGACCGGAACAACCAAAACCGTCACCGCCGCGTGGGGGGTGGATTGGGAGTATGATCTGATTTCAGATCGAATACGGGTGTATCACCGTCAAAAAGGATTTCGCGATCTGGGAGTTGGAGGAAGTACTGCCCTACGGTGGACATCCGAGCAGGGAGCCCGAATAAAAGTGTATGGGAAATTGTATCTGAAGGTGGCATTCGAATACCGGTACAACAGCGACCCGGAGCCAGGGAAGAAAAAATCGGATGAAACATTCATATGGGCCTTGGGCTATGAGTTTTCGAGTTAA
- a CDS encoding pentapeptide repeat-containing protein: MKETSFNNTKFQKKADFNGVKFEAEVSFDETDFMSEVSIGAQFKLRALFRGKKDALLFANSVMVDFKNAIFYRPDIIRFSQADLSRCKLFETNVRGIDFAEVEWAESVTGSPTLKWIWNQLCQRELSSSVLFKPGTDFSRSNGNDCRTRFGNFLWKTLSRKGIYEPTDKKPEELENAYRQIRQSYEDHRNYPEAGIFYFGEMTNKRKRLSSIRQYLSLIGLYGVLSGYGQKPIQASIWLIVFLLGFNGLLIGAGMNNIPSGKPVSIFGFCTVLWAYTFNVVTFKSPLYFTPDSKWSEFLTIFARILVPIQATLFVLAVGPLKDDF; encoded by the coding sequence ATGAAAGAAACCTCTTTTAATAATACCAAATTCCAAAAGAAGGCCGACTTCAATGGGGTCAAATTTGAAGCTGAAGTATCCTTTGACGAAACTGACTTTATGAGTGAAGTTTCTATTGGAGCGCAATTTAAATTGCGGGCTCTTTTTAGAGGAAAAAAAGACGCACTGTTATTTGCAAACAGCGTAATGGTTGATTTTAAGAATGCAATATTCTACCGCCCTGATATTATCCGATTTTCCCAGGCAGACCTCTCGCGCTGCAAACTATTTGAAACGAATGTTCGAGGTATTGATTTTGCCGAAGTGGAATGGGCAGAGAGCGTTACAGGTAGCCCTACCCTTAAATGGATTTGGAATCAACTCTGTCAGAGGGAATTGTCCTCATCTGTCCTATTTAAACCAGGAACGGATTTTTCCAGAAGCAATGGGAATGATTGTCGGACCCGTTTTGGGAATTTTCTATGGAAGACGTTAAGTCGGAAGGGAATTTATGAACCTACAGATAAAAAACCTGAAGAATTGGAAAATGCATATCGCCAGATCAGGCAAAGTTACGAGGATCACAGAAACTATCCTGAAGCAGGTATTTTTTATTTTGGTGAGATGACAAACAAACGAAAACGACTCTCGTCAATTAGGCAATACCTTTCACTTATCGGTTTGTATGGTGTACTCAGCGGCTATGGGCAAAAACCTATCCAAGCCAGCATTTGGTTAATTGTTTTTCTGTTGGGATTCAATGGCCTATTGATTGGAGCAGGAATGAATAATATTCCTTCTGGGAAGCCTGTTTCCATTTTTGGTTTCTGTACGGTCTTATGGGCTTATACTTTCAACGTAGTAACGTTCAAATCGCCTTTATATTTCACTCCCGATTCCAAATGGTCAGAGTTCCTCACCATATTTGCAAGAATCCTCGTTCCCATTCAAGCCACCCTTTTTGTGCTAGCAGTCGGGCCTTTAAAAGATGACTTTTAA
- a CDS encoding pentapeptide repeat-containing protein: MGQKNFHCKYPTCALESVYPDGFCILHDPNPEKNFHKFQEAVDKVQEATPKRNVINLSGVIFPANWSMNKWKETASLDRNVSFWNATFQGEVGFDHDWFEGSIFDYAIFEKKVSFSQCGIQGNLSFRYAKFKEGILFDDAALPHITFDHAFFQKEVIVGKDFSLTVYFMEMVSFDNATFQEEVSFTNTIFHKGVTFKNAIFKGKILLIPTHLKFHAENIDTQNFPPET, from the coding sequence ATGGGTCAAAAAAATTTTCATTGTAAATACCCTACATGTGCCTTGGAATCAGTCTATCCTGATGGCTTTTGTATCCTACATGATCCGAATCCTGAAAAGAATTTTCATAAATTTCAAGAAGCAGTGGATAAAGTACAGGAGGCAACTCCAAAGCGTAACGTTATTAATCTCTCTGGAGTCATATTCCCAGCAAATTGGTCAATGAACAAATGGAAAGAGACGGCATCTTTAGATCGAAACGTATCCTTTTGGAACGCAACCTTCCAGGGAGAAGTTGGGTTTGACCATGATTGGTTTGAGGGTTCTATTTTTGATTATGCCATTTTTGAAAAGAAAGTTTCTTTCTCGCAATGTGGAATCCAGGGAAATCTTTCTTTTCGCTATGCAAAATTTAAGGAAGGCATTCTTTTCGATGATGCTGCATTGCCTCATATTACCTTCGATCATGCTTTTTTCCAAAAAGAAGTCATTGTTGGAAAGGATTTTTCTCTCACCGTATATTTCATGGAGATGGTTAGTTTTGACAACGCAACATTTCAAGAAGAGGTTTCCTTTACAAATACTATTTTTCATAAAGGCGTTACCTTCAAAAATGCTATTTTTAAAGGAAAAATTCTCCTTATTCCTACCCATCTCAAATTTCATGCAGAAAATATCGACACCCAAAATTTCCCTCCTGAAACATGA
- a CDS encoding DUF3568 family protein, protein MKPGTNKFLMKNYGIMLLFVLWAMPIMSGCAVALFGAGAGAGVAGATYVMGKLEDEVNAPVPKVQRAAVAALKSLELPVNKERGDKLAAELESETADQKKIWVSITSLTSSRSTIVIRVGFLGDEARSRQILQAIHTRL, encoded by the coding sequence ATGAAACCGGGCACAAATAAATTTTTGATGAAGAATTATGGCATCATGCTTCTTTTTGTCTTGTGGGCCATGCCGATCATGTCCGGATGTGCCGTGGCGCTGTTTGGTGCAGGTGCTGGAGCCGGTGTTGCAGGCGCGACCTATGTAATGGGTAAGCTGGAAGATGAAGTCAATGCTCCTGTCCCAAAGGTTCAGCGGGCTGCCGTGGCCGCTCTGAAATCATTGGAACTTCCTGTCAACAAAGAGCGGGGAGATAAATTGGCGGCGGAGTTGGAGTCAGAAACGGCAGATCAAAAGAAAATATGGGTCTCGATCACTTCGCTCACTTCCTCCCGGTCAACAATCGTAATTCGGGTGGGATTTCTTGGAGATGAAGCCCGCTCCCGACAGATCTTACAAGCCATTCATACGCGGTTGTGA